One part of the Candidatus Micrarchaeia archaeon genome encodes these proteins:
- a CDS encoding PUA domain-containing protein produces MRPGITQIEDNINQDELILIIEEVQNKPLALGIALFNSEDMKNQTQGKVIKTIHYLNDKIWGL; encoded by the coding sequence AATGCGCCCAGGCATTACACAAATAGAAGATAACATAAATCAGGATGAATTGATTTTAATTATTGAAGAAGTACAAAATAAACCTTTAGCTTTAGGAATTGCGCTTTTTAATTCAGAAGATATGAAGAATCAAACACAAGGAAAAGTAATAAAAACAATACATTATTTAAATGATAAAATTTGGGGGTTATAA
- a CDS encoding DUF6328 family protein, with product MKNNKTYDIGKQLNDILGEVRTLTGVIGILFGFLLATAFSAQNLNELENKLLIGALYCSIISLGIFIMPIIYHHLEFPYKNIEKFIKRFHRFTMLGFVPFVLTFFFAIYLAFERLAPGNGHIGILAIVITLILVYYLRK from the coding sequence ATGAAAAACAATAAAACTTATGATATAGGAAAACAATTAAATGATATACTAGGGGAAGTCAGAACTTTAACTGGGGTTATTGGAATACTTTTTGGTTTTTTATTAGCTACTGCCTTTTCAGCACAAAACTTAAATGAATTAGAAAACAAATTATTAATCGGAGCACTGTATTGTAGTATTATCTCTCTAGGAATTTTTATAATGCCTATTATCTACCACCATTTAGAATTTCCTTATAAAAATATTGAAAAATTCATAAAAAGATTTCATAGATTTACAATGCTGGGATTTGTCCCTTTTGTTTTAACTTTCTTTTTTGCTATTTATCTTGCTTTTGAAAGATTAGCACCTGGAAATGGCCACATAGGTATATTAGCAATTGTAATCACACTAATACTTGTGTATTACTTAAGAAAATAA
- a CDS encoding class III signal peptide-containing protein — MKKGQVSVELMIIIGIILILIIPSIVFVFNFIRNEGNDDFAVSQADVITSRIKYTINMVGSTGTGSALKTEIEIPYGFEGISTEEDEIILKMWTSPGLTDFAKVTDYQIISNGLDKIKAPGTYILEISALNETYVNVTLM; from the coding sequence ATGAAAAAAGGTCAAGTTAGTGTAGAATTAATGATAATAATAGGTATTATTCTAATTTTAATAATTCCTTCGATAGTTTTTGTATTTAATTTCATAAGGAATGAAGGAAATGATGATTTTGCTGTTTCACAAGCTGATGTTATTACTTCAAGAATTAAATATACAATAAATATGGTTGGTTCTACAGGAACTGGTTCTGCTCTTAAAACAGAAATAGAAATTCCTTATGGTTTTGAAGGAATATCTACAGAAGAAGACGAAATTATTTTAAAAATGTGGACTTCTCCAGGTTTGACTGATTTTGCTAAAGTTACTGATTATCAAATTATTTCCAATGGTTTAGATAAAATAAAAGCACCAGGAACATATATTTTAGAAATAAGTGCATTAAACGAAACATATGTGAATGTGACATTAATGTAA
- a CDS encoding N-acetylmuramoyl-L-alanine amidase, with translation MPTQQWSVNSGNYGTHKINFIYAVFRDKYKPYESMPFIPVERFNKEHFDLACKLYRTIDPYFIYTQNSLGLALLFLESKFIFDKNISVEYILDIYESLKVPTYDFMDGVIIDSGHGGKDPGACWDNTHTEHMVVSKIAGLLEEEIFLDASTNFIPLNSLKIMYPNGVPSDVKPSLSKRVITPYQYAKDLGLTTEFFVSLHCNAAESKIARGLSIHYRVDYPNKMQNKDYAQIMYDEIIKQVPELKGNRTKPLVDEGTRLAVLNTAFTYNIPAVLVENGFISNEEDKNLLFNTEIRKKITKGIYEALKQILLKINS, from the coding sequence ATGCCAACACAACAATGGTCTGTGAATTCAGGAAATTATGGAACGCATAAAATAAATTTTATATATGCAGTTTTTAGAGATAAATATAAGCCTTATGAATCAATGCCTTTTATTCCTGTAGAAAGATTTAACAAAGAGCATTTTGATCTTGCTTGTAAATTGTATAGAACTATTGATCCATATTTTATTTATACTCAAAATTCATTAGGTTTAGCTCTTTTATTTTTAGAGAGTAAATTTATATTTGATAAAAATATATCTGTAGAATACATTTTAGATATTTATGAATCTTTAAAAGTTCCTACTTATGATTTTATGGATGGTGTTATAATAGATTCAGGCCATGGGGGAAAAGATCCAGGTGCATGTTGGGATAATACACATACTGAACATATGGTTGTTTCAAAAATTGCTGGTTTATTAGAAGAAGAAATATTTTTAGATGCATCAACAAATTTTATACCTTTAAATTCATTAAAAATTATGTATCCTAATGGTGTTCCTTCAGATGTTAAACCCTCTTTATCAAAAAGAGTAATAACTCCTTATCAATATGCAAAAGATTTAGGTTTAACAACAGAATTTTTTGTATCTTTACATTGTAATGCAGCAGAATCAAAAATAGCAAGAGGACTTTCGATTCATTATAGAGTTGATTATCCAAATAAAATGCAAAATAAAGATTATGCTCAGATTATGTATGATGAAATTATTAAACAAGTTCCTGAGTTAAAAGGGAATAGAACAAAACCATTAGTTGATGAAGGAACAAGATTGGCTGTATTAAATACTGCTTTTACATATAATATTCCAGCTGTTTTAGTTGAAAATGGGTTTATATCAAATGAAGAAGATAAAAATTTATTATTTAATACTGAAATTAGAAAAAAAATAACAAAAGGAATTTATGAAGCACTAAAACAAATACTTCTTAAAATAAATTCTTAA
- a CDS encoding right-handed parallel beta-helix repeat-containing protein, which yields MKKIICLVFLILSLAVFADCIEITEDLDLDEDNESCFIITEDDIIFDCGGNTICEDSGDTCITIDAEGVKVNDCIIEGDSDETAIEIKGDEAEITECVIDNSETGIYISDISSCSVENIEISNSETGMYIKDSDEIEIENIEMTDVETGLSISSSPDVSLKDISVETDEYLAYYLRFKVEDEDEDPIEEAEVTLEASEGSDPFSGDETDENGYTEWQEVHVVEYEDDNEIEVTFILTVEFDDAEYEDEDFEVSETETVTIELDTDVEAQEDEDELAQLNEACTGNTDCASGYCCLQGDKRFTCQSGPAFCLAYECTENDDCDDDEKCENHDCKAITGTCGYADDHKWINYECCENKDCEDDEKCESHECVEINCDCGEIKDHKCEAECCDNNECPKGYKCINMICLSGDACTLDSECKNTEKCVNNFCEEITGSCGYAFEHRWISFECCMDSECSDGTTCVNNVCKKSTQETNGGICATGFIILGTIFLGFYIKRD from the coding sequence ATGAAAAAAATTATTTGTTTGGTTTTTTTAATATTATCTTTAGCTGTTTTTGCAGATTGCATAGAAATAACTGAAGATTTAGATTTAGATGAGGATAATGAATCCTGTTTTATAATAACTGAAGATGATATTATTTTTGATTGTGGAGGAAATACAATTTGTGAAGATAGTGGAGACACGTGTATAACAATAGATGCAGAAGGAGTAAAAGTAAATGATTGTATAATAGAAGGAGATAGTGATGAAACAGCAATTGAAATAAAAGGAGATGAAGCAGAAATAACTGAATGTGTAATTGATAATTCTGAAACAGGAATTTATATATCGGATATATCTAGTTGCAGTGTTGAAAATATAGAAATTTCTAACTCTGAAACTGGTATGTATATAAAAGATTCAGATGAAATTGAAATAGAAAATATTGAGATGACAGATGTTGAAACTGGTTTAAGTATAAGTTCTTCTCCAGATGTTTCTTTAAAAGATATTTCAGTTGAAACTGATGAATATTTAGCATATTATTTAAGATTTAAAGTAGAAGATGAAGATGAAGATCCAATAGAAGAAGCTGAAGTTACTTTAGAAGCATCAGAAGGTTCTGATCCATTTAGTGGTGATGAAACAGATGAAAATGGATATACTGAATGGCAGGAAGTTCATGTTGTGGAATATGAAGATGATAATGAAATAGAAGTCACCTTTATATTAACTGTTGAATTTGATGATGCAGAATATGAAGATGAAGATTTTGAAGTTTCAGAAACTGAAACAGTAACTATAGAATTAGATACAGATGTAGAAGCTCAAGAAGATGAAGATGAATTAGCACAATTAAATGAAGCATGTACAGGCAATACAGATTGTGCTTCTGGATACTGTTGTTTACAAGGAGATAAAAGATTTACATGTCAATCAGGACCTGCATTTTGTTTAGCATATGAATGTACTGAAAATGATGATTGCGATGATGATGAGAAATGTGAAAATCATGATTGCAAAGCAATAACAGGAACTTGTGGTTATGCAGATGATCATAAATGGATAAATTATGAATGCTGTGAAAATAAAGATTGCGAAGACGATGAAAAATGTGAAAGCCATGAATGTGTTGAGATAAATTGTGATTGTGGTGAAATAAAAGATCATAAGTGTGAAGCAGAATGCTGTGATAATAATGAATGTCCCAAAGGATATAAATGTATAAATATGATTTGTTTATCTGGAGATGCATGTACTTTAGATTCTGAATGTAAAAATACAGAAAAATGTGTTAATAATTTTTGTGAGGAAATAACAGGCAGTTGCGGTTATGCATTTGAACATAGATGGATTTCTTTTGAATGCTGTATGGATTCAGAATGCTCAGATGGAACAACTTGTGTAAATAATGTTTGTAAAAAATCAACACAAGAAACAAATGGAGGAATATGTGCAACTGGATTTATTATTCTTGGCACAATTTTCCTTGGGTTTTATATAAAAAGAGATTAA